A genomic window from Flavobacterium johnsoniae includes:
- a CDS encoding M23 family metallopeptidase, translated as MRFYLLALLICNSVFAQTQYPKDYFRPPLDIPMQLSGNFGELRPNHFHAGFDLKTNQREGLSVHAIADGYVSRIKISTFGNGKCIYITHPNGYTSVYGHLQTPVGAILDYVKATHYKEKAYEIEMFPKPGELPVTKGDIIGLSGNTGSSEGPHLHFEIRDTKTEFVINPIFFGFDQNIKDTKKPTLSSLYVYPLDNGTVNQSKQPLLVNMTLQKDGTYLASKVKTNGKIGFGINATDTDNVSFNKNGVFNVSTFLNGNQNYNYQFNTYSFDEMRYINAFIDYSRYKKTSQRVQKLFMKTPFALSIIKTDSLRGIVKAEPNLTSNYKIEVSDYFGNLNSITVPIEYDSATTLVQPEPVTSKYFVRYNKDANFEKGNMSVFFPAGTFYEDFNMNFDVRNNKIYIHDDTVPAHSNFTITIKDTIYPESLRDKLYIGKGTSYNGTIRKGNVFTAKAKILGTYGLVLDTIPPVIKIAKPIEGKWISDQKKIDFTIGDSLSGIKSYNGYLNGSWVLFEYENKARRITHTFDPQYLVEGENFLKIEVVDNVGNTTIFETHFF; from the coding sequence ATGAGATTCTATTTACTTGCCCTTTTAATTTGTAATTCTGTATTTGCCCAAACGCAATATCCTAAAGATTATTTCCGACCTCCGCTTGATATTCCAATGCAACTTTCCGGTAATTTTGGAGAGCTTAGACCCAATCATTTTCATGCTGGTTTTGATTTAAAAACCAACCAGAGAGAAGGTTTAAGTGTACATGCGATTGCCGATGGTTATGTTTCTAGAATTAAAATTTCGACTTTTGGAAACGGAAAATGTATTTACATTACGCATCCAAATGGTTATACTTCTGTTTACGGACATTTGCAAACTCCAGTTGGAGCCATTCTCGATTATGTAAAAGCGACTCATTACAAAGAAAAAGCATATGAAATCGAAATGTTTCCAAAACCTGGAGAACTTCCTGTTACAAAAGGAGATATAATTGGACTTTCAGGAAATACAGGTTCTTCAGAAGGACCGCACCTTCATTTTGAAATCCGCGATACTAAAACGGAATTTGTTATCAATCCGATTTTCTTTGGTTTTGACCAAAATATAAAAGATACTAAAAAACCAACTTTGTCTAGTTTGTATGTTTATCCGTTAGATAATGGGACGGTAAATCAGTCTAAACAGCCATTGCTTGTTAATATGACGCTGCAAAAAGACGGAACTTATCTTGCAAGTAAAGTTAAAACAAACGGAAAAATTGGTTTCGGAATTAATGCTACTGATACTGATAATGTTTCTTTTAATAAAAATGGTGTTTTTAATGTTTCTACTTTTTTAAACGGAAATCAAAATTATAATTATCAGTTTAATACGTATTCTTTTGATGAAATGCGTTATATCAATGCTTTTATAGATTATTCGAGATACAAAAAAACGAGTCAGCGTGTGCAGAAACTTTTTATGAAAACACCTTTCGCGTTAAGCATCATAAAAACAGATTCTTTACGCGGAATTGTAAAAGCAGAACCAAATTTGACGTCTAACTATAAAATTGAGGTTTCAGATTATTTCGGAAATTTAAATTCAATTACAGTTCCAATTGAATATGATAGCGCTACAACACTTGTTCAGCCTGAGCCTGTTACTTCTAAATATTTTGTGAGATATAACAAAGATGCTAATTTTGAGAAAGGAAATATGTCGGTCTTCTTTCCGGCTGGAACTTTCTATGAAGATTTCAATATGAATTTTGATGTCAGAAATAATAAAATTTATATTCATGACGATACCGTTCCTGCTCATTCCAATTTTACGATTACAATAAAAGACACGATTTATCCAGAATCTTTGCGAGATAAACTTTATATCGGAAAAGGCACAAGCTACAACGGAACGATTAGAAAAGGGAATGTTTTTACTGCAAAAGCAAAAATCTTAGGTACATACGGTTTGGTTTTAGATACTATTCCGCCTGTAATAAAAATTGCTAAGCCGATTGAAGGAAAATGGATTAGCGACCAGAAGAAAATTGATTTTACAATTGGTGATTCATTATCTGGAATAAAATCTTATAACGGATATTTAAATGGAAGCTGGGTTTTGTTTGAATATGAAAATAAAGCAAGAAGAATTACACATACTTTTGATCCGCAAT
- a CDS encoding cell division protein ZapA: MDGKLKIKISIADRVYPLTVEPAQEEGLRSASKKIDAMIKQFEENYAVRDKQDVLAMCALQFASQVEQKQIDNAIDGEDTIERIKKLNLLLDQYLEN; the protein is encoded by the coding sequence ATGGACGGAAAGCTTAAAATAAAAATATCAATTGCAGATCGCGTTTACCCGCTAACGGTTGAACCCGCTCAAGAAGAAGGACTTAGAAGTGCTTCTAAAAAAATTGATGCCATGATAAAGCAATTCGAAGAAAATTATGCAGTTCGTGACAAACAAGATGTATTAGCCATGTGCGCTTTGCAATTCGCATCGCAAGTGGAACAAAAACAAATTGATAACGCAATCGATGGAGAAGATACTATCGAGAGAATTAAAAAATTAAACCTGCTTTTAGATCAATATCTCGAAAATTAA
- the rny gene encoding ribonuclease Y: MDIITIIIGIVGIAAGFAIAKIIEKSNISNLIKNAKKEAASILKDANLEAENIKKDKILQAKERFIELKSEHEQVILARDKKVAEVEKRVRDKESQVSNELSKAKKVNDDFEAKTAEYNNKIEVLDKKQAEVDKLHKSQLQQLEVISGLSAEEAKEQLVEGLKAEAKTKAMSHIQETIEEAKLTAQQEAKKIIINTIQRVGTEEAVENCVSVFNIESDDVKGRIIGREGRNIRALEAATGVEIIVDDTPEAIILSCFDPVRREIARLSLHKLVTDGRIHPARIEEVVAKTAKQIDDEIIEVGKRTVIDLGIHGLHPELIKVVGRMKYRSSYGQNLLQHSREVSKLCGIMAAELGLNVKLAKRAGLLHDIGKVPDTESDLPHALLGMQWAEKYGEKEEVCNAIGAHHDEIEMKSLLSPIIQVCDAISGARPGARRQVLDSYIQRLKDLEDVAYGFSGVKNAYAIQAGRELRVIVESEKVSDDNAANLSFEISQKIQTEMTYPGQVKVTVIRETRAVNIAK; this comes from the coding sequence ATGGACATCATAACGATCATTATTGGTATTGTAGGTATTGCAGCAGGATTCGCAATAGCTAAAATTATCGAGAAAAGTAATATTTCAAACCTAATCAAAAACGCTAAAAAAGAAGCAGCTTCAATCTTAAAAGATGCTAATTTAGAAGCAGAAAATATTAAAAAAGATAAAATTCTTCAAGCAAAAGAACGTTTTATCGAACTTAAATCAGAACACGAACAAGTTATTTTAGCAAGAGACAAAAAAGTTGCCGAAGTAGAAAAACGCGTGCGCGATAAAGAATCTCAAGTTTCTAATGAACTTTCTAAAGCTAAAAAAGTTAATGACGACTTTGAAGCTAAAACGGCTGAATACAACAATAAAATTGAAGTTTTAGACAAAAAACAAGCTGAAGTTGACAAACTTCATAAAAGTCAATTACAGCAATTAGAAGTAATTTCTGGACTTTCTGCTGAAGAAGCAAAAGAGCAATTGGTTGAAGGTTTAAAAGCGGAAGCTAAAACCAAAGCAATGTCTCATATTCAAGAAACTATTGAAGAGGCAAAATTGACTGCACAGCAAGAAGCTAAAAAAATCATCATCAATACAATCCAAAGAGTTGGAACGGAAGAAGCTGTTGAAAACTGTGTATCTGTTTTCAACATCGAATCTGATGATGTAAAAGGTAGAATTATCGGTCGTGAAGGACGTAACATTAGAGCTTTGGAAGCTGCAACTGGAGTTGAAATCATTGTTGATGACACACCAGAAGCGATTATTCTTTCTTGTTTTGATCCTGTTCGTAGAGAAATTGCTCGTTTGTCTTTACACAAATTAGTAACAGACGGACGTATTCACCCTGCAAGAATTGAAGAAGTTGTTGCTAAAACAGCCAAACAAATTGACGACGAAATTATCGAAGTTGGAAAACGTACTGTTATCGACTTAGGAATTCACGGTTTACACCCAGAATTGATTAAAGTTGTGGGTAGAATGAAATACCGTTCTTCTTACGGACAAAACTTATTACAGCACTCAAGAGAAGTTTCTAAACTTTGCGGTATCATGGCTGCAGAATTAGGATTGAATGTAAAATTAGCTAAAAGAGCAGGTTTACTACACGATATTGGAAAAGTGCCAGATACAGAAAGTGATTTACCACACGCACTTTTAGGTATGCAATGGGCTGAAAAATATGGTGAAAAAGAAGAAGTCTGTAACGCTATTGGAGCGCACCACGACGAGATCGAAATGAAATCATTACTTTCTCCAATTATTCAGGTTTGTGATGCTATTTCTGGAGCAAGACCTGGAGCAAGACGTCAGGTTTTAGATTCTTACATTCAGCGTTTGAAAGATCTAGAAGATGTAGCTTACGGATTCAGCGGTGTTAAAAATGCCTACGCAATTCAAGCTGGTAGAGAACTTCGTGTAATTGTAGAAAGCGAAAAAGTTTCTGATGACAATGCAGCAAACTTATCTTTTGAAATTTCACAAAAAATTCAAACAGAAATGACTTACCCTGGTCAAGTAAAAGTTACAGTTATTAGAGAAACTAGAGCTGTTAATATTGCTAAATAA
- a CDS encoding sensor histidine kinase gives MPDLLFQFVIDAGNNYSFPLVSKSADEIFELTAADFTNDIKFVIYDRILPQDRELFFQSLVTARKEIKPWDIEFRAVLPKKGIRWFKISSKTESALDGQVIFYGHVSDITDLKDKEEKLRISEERFQFALDASTAGVWDWDMVTNSVFYSSLSLKILELESTDIFDDPERWDKIVHPDDLPKYYSDIQEHFDNKIPYYENYHRVMTSSGNYKWILDRGKVIKRDENGKPLRVIGTHTDVSAQKEKELELIKTMKLYSDQNSRLLNFSHIVSHNLNTQAGNIKSILDFIDADVDKQTVAEMLEHLRTVSNDLNETISNLTQIVKTQSNINIAVVPLMLCEYIEKTISTIKGYDKQRKVTIVNNVPKYLTVNFNPAYMESVLLNFTTNAIKYAHPDRDPIIIFDFAIESEGFKSLKITDNGLGIDLKTYGELLFGMYKTFHKHEEARGIGLYITRNQIEAMKGTVLVESEVGVGTSFKIVFNDM, from the coding sequence ATGCCTGACTTACTTTTTCAATTTGTTATTGATGCTGGCAATAATTATTCATTTCCCCTTGTGAGTAAATCAGCCGATGAAATATTTGAACTTACCGCTGCAGACTTTACCAATGATATAAAATTTGTTATTTATGATCGAATTTTACCGCAAGATCGCGAGTTGTTTTTTCAATCTTTAGTAACAGCTAGAAAAGAGATTAAACCTTGGGATATTGAGTTTAGAGCGGTTCTTCCTAAAAAGGGAATTCGTTGGTTTAAAATTTCGTCTAAAACAGAGTCGGCGTTAGATGGACAGGTTATTTTTTACGGACATGTTTCAGATATTACAGATTTAAAAGACAAGGAAGAAAAGCTCCGTATTTCTGAGGAGCGTTTTCAGTTTGCTCTTGATGCATCTACAGCAGGTGTTTGGGATTGGGATATGGTTACAAACAGTGTTTTTTATTCTTCTTTATCTCTTAAGATTTTAGAATTAGAATCGACTGATATCTTTGATGATCCAGAGCGTTGGGATAAAATTGTGCATCCAGACGATTTGCCAAAATATTATTCGGATATTCAGGAGCATTTTGATAATAAGATTCCGTATTACGAAAATTACCATCGCGTAATGACTTCGAGTGGAAATTATAAATGGATTTTGGATCGCGGAAAAGTAATAAAACGTGATGAAAATGGAAAGCCTTTGCGAGTAATTGGAACACATACAGATGTTTCTGCTCAAAAAGAAAAAGAGCTTGAACTGATAAAAACAATGAAATTATACAGCGACCAAAACAGTCGTTTGTTGAATTTCTCACATATTGTTTCGCATAATTTAAACACGCAGGCAGGAAATATAAAATCAATTCTGGATTTTATTGATGCCGATGTAGACAAGCAAACTGTGGCAGAAATGCTAGAACATTTAAGAACTGTTTCAAACGATTTGAATGAAACAATTTCTAATTTGACTCAAATTGTAAAAACGCAAAGTAATATTAATATTGCTGTTGTTCCGTTAATGCTTTGCGAATATATCGAAAAGACTATTTCGACAATTAAAGGTTATGATAAACAGCGTAAAGTAACTATTGTAAACAATGTGCCGAAGTATTTGACGGTTAATTTTAATCCGGCTTATATGGAAAGTGTTTTGTTGAATTTTACAACAAATGCAATAAAATATGCACATCCAGATAGAGATCCGATTATTATTTTCGATTTTGCAATCGAATCAGAAGGATTTAAATCGCTTAAGATTACAGATAATGGTCTAGGAATCGATTTGAAGACGTATGGCGAATTGTTATTCGGAATGTACAAAACGTTTCATAAACATGAAGAAGCTCGCGGAATTGGGCTTTATATTACCAGAAATCAAATTGAAGCGATGAAAGGGACTGTTTTAGTAGAAAGTGAAGTAGGAGTAGGGACAAGCTTTAAAATCGTTTTTAATGATATGTAA
- the xerD gene encoding site-specific tyrosine recombinase XerD — MNWTRYIKDYQSYLRIERGLSKNTIENYGFDIERLCLFLENNKIDVSPIKITVETLQQFIYAVAKEVNPRSQARIISGLKSFFNYLVFEDYRNDNPLELIEAPKTGRKLPDTLSLQEIDALIESIDLSTNEGERNRAMLETLYGCGLRVSELITLKISDLFFDEGFIKITGKGNKERFVPIGPLTQKYIDLYRNEIRVHLNIKKGAEDTLFLNRRGNQLTRAMIFTIIKDLAQKISLKKSISPHTLRHSFATHLLENGADLRSIQLMLGHESITTTEIYVHLDRSFLKEVMHTFHPRK, encoded by the coding sequence ATGAATTGGACTCGATATATAAAAGATTATCAGTCGTATTTGAGGATAGAAAGAGGCTTGTCTAAAAATACGATTGAAAACTACGGCTTCGATATCGAGCGTTTGTGTCTTTTTTTAGAAAACAATAAAATAGATGTTTCTCCAATAAAAATTACCGTCGAAACTTTGCAGCAATTTATTTATGCTGTTGCCAAAGAAGTAAACCCAAGATCTCAGGCAAGAATTATTTCTGGATTAAAAAGTTTTTTTAATTATCTGGTTTTTGAAGATTATAGAAATGATAATCCGCTTGAATTAATAGAAGCGCCAAAAACAGGGCGAAAATTGCCAGATACTTTGTCTCTTCAAGAAATTGATGCGCTAATTGAAAGTATAGATTTAAGTACAAATGAAGGCGAACGCAATCGCGCAATGTTAGAAACTTTATATGGTTGCGGACTTCGTGTTTCAGAATTAATTACGCTTAAGATTTCCGATTTATTTTTTGACGAAGGATTTATTAAAATTACCGGAAAAGGAAATAAAGAACGATTTGTTCCGATTGGTCCTTTAACGCAAAAATATATCGATCTTTACAGAAATGAAATTCGTGTTCATCTAAATATTAAAAAGGGTGCTGAAGATACTTTGTTCTTAAATAGACGAGGAAATCAGCTGACACGCGCCATGATATTTACTATAATTAAAGATCTTGCGCAGAAAATTTCACTAAAAAAAAGTATAAGCCCCCATACTTTGCGTCATTCTTTTGCTACACATTTGTTAGAAAACGGAGCAGATTTACGATCTATTCAATTAATGCTCGGACATGAATCAATCACAACGACAGAGATTTATGTTCATTTAGATCGAAGTTTTTTAAAAGAAGTAATGCATACTTTTCATCCCAGAAAATAA
- a CDS encoding porin family protein has translation MKKNILSALVVMAFCYANAQGTGSRFGIKGGINFPNNSSDFHENENLMGYQVGIFSEIKTDERFGIQPELLYSTHGVKNKFVNDGIAYDNEVKLSYLNLPILAKYFVIQGLSVQAGPQVGFLMKAEENGVNITDHTKTIDFGLNFGIGINFLEDCSVDLRYNLGLSNALDFHVDDVNYKIKSNMFSLAFGYKL, from the coding sequence ATGAAAAAAAATATTTTATCTGCTCTTGTAGTTATGGCATTTTGTTATGCAAATGCTCAAGGAACTGGGAGTAGATTTGGAATTAAAGGAGGAATTAATTTTCCAAATAACTCTTCTGATTTCCATGAAAATGAAAATTTAATGGGATATCAGGTGGGTATTTTTTCGGAAATTAAAACAGATGAAAGATTTGGTATTCAACCTGAACTTCTATACTCAACTCACGGAGTTAAAAATAAATTTGTAAACGATGGAATAGCGTACGATAATGAGGTTAAATTGAGCTATTTAAATTTGCCTATTTTGGCTAAATATTTTGTCATTCAGGGATTAAGTGTTCAAGCAGGTCCTCAAGTTGGTTTTTTAATGAAAGCTGAAGAAAATGGTGTAAATATTACAGATCATACTAAAACTATAGATTTTGGTTTGAATTTTGGTATCGGCATTAATTTTCTGGAAGATTGTTCGGTAGATCTTCGTTATAACTTAGGTTTGTCAAATGCCTTAGATTTTCATGTTGATGATGTTAATTATAAAATTAAAAGCAATATGTTTTCTTTGGCTTTTGGATATAAATTGTAA
- a CDS encoding porin family protein, with protein sequence MKKIILSAIAIMAFAFSNAQETRFGVKGGLNLTTFAGGNYWDAKSLVGAHVGGFAEIKVIERLAIQPELLFSMQGAKLDDLNVDAKLNYINVPVLAKFFITKQWTVEAGPQIGFLVSAKVDGDDAKDAYKSTDFGFNFGGGYNFTDNLSVNLRYTVGVSNIADYNAEDFDEYFDSPKNSVLALSLAYKF encoded by the coding sequence ATGAAAAAAATAATTTTATCTGCCATTGCAATTATGGCTTTTGCATTTTCTAATGCTCAGGAAACAAGATTTGGAGTAAAAGGAGGTTTGAACCTTACAACTTTTGCTGGAGGAAATTATTGGGATGCTAAATCTCTAGTTGGTGCTCATGTTGGAGGTTTTGCTGAAATTAAAGTTATTGAAAGATTAGCAATTCAACCCGAATTATTGTTTTCGATGCAAGGAGCTAAGCTTGATGATTTAAATGTAGATGCAAAATTAAATTATATCAATGTACCTGTTTTAGCGAAATTCTTTATTACTAAACAATGGACAGTAGAAGCAGGTCCTCAAATCGGATTTTTAGTTTCTGCTAAAGTTGATGGAGACGACGCTAAAGATGCCTACAAATCAACTGATTTTGGTTTTAACTTTGGTGGAGGATATAATTTTACAGATAATCTTTCGGTAAATCTACGCTATACTGTTGGTGTATCTAATATCGCAGATTATAATGCGGAAGATTTTGATGAGTATTTTGATAGTCCAAAAAATAGCGTTTTAGCTCTTTCTTTAGCTTATAAATTCTAA
- a CDS encoding outer membrane beta-barrel protein, with the protein MKKVILAAIAVMTFGFASAQTTGFSKGDVFVSGAFNVGSEKTGEAKSNNFTLVPSVGYFVSENIAIGAKLGFGTTKIGDDKTNDFTVGAFGRYYFTPASQFSVYGQAGLDLTNSKSGDYKENEFGANVGLGLSYFLSNHFAIEATWVGLGYSVNNNGGNGAEKTNSFGLGTDLRAVTFGVIYKF; encoded by the coding sequence ATGAAAAAAGTAATTTTAGCTGCTATTGCAGTAATGACGTTTGGATTTGCTAGTGCGCAGACAACAGGGTTTTCTAAAGGTGATGTGTTTGTTTCTGGAGCTTTCAATGTAGGTTCTGAAAAAACTGGAGAGGCAAAATCAAATAACTTTACCCTTGTTCCTAGTGTAGGATATTTTGTATCTGAGAATATTGCTATTGGAGCAAAATTAGGTTTTGGAACAACAAAAATTGGTGATGACAAAACTAATGATTTTACTGTTGGAGCATTTGGTAGATACTATTTCACGCCTGCTTCTCAGTTTTCTGTATATGGTCAAGCTGGACTTGATTTAACAAACTCAAAAAGTGGAGATTATAAAGAGAATGAGTTTGGAGCAAATGTTGGTTTAGGTCTAAGCTACTTCCTGTCTAATCATTTTGCTATCGAAGCTACTTGGGTTGGTTTAGGGTATAGTGTAAACAATAATGGAGGAAATGGTGCTGAAAAAACTAATAGCTTTGGTTTAGGTACTGACTTACGTGCTGTTACTTTCGGAGTAATTTACAAGTTTTAA
- a CDS encoding porin family protein, producing the protein MKKILLVAVLFIATSAAVQAQLLKIGVKAGVNFASQTGDFPDQINKDGITSYHAGLVAEVKLLDKFSIQPELLYSTVGASYKFDDVSDDIKNELGYISIPVMAKFYLNNTFSIEAGPQASFLVSERNDFDVKNGETFEFGLNAGLGVKLTESIFLQGRYGIGLTEASKNADIKNSVFQISAGFMF; encoded by the coding sequence ATGAAAAAAATACTTTTAGTAGCTGTTTTGTTCATTGCAACATCAGCAGCAGTACAAGCGCAATTATTGAAAATCGGAGTTAAAGCCGGTGTTAACTTTGCAAGTCAAACGGGAGATTTTCCAGATCAAATTAACAAGGACGGAATTACTAGCTACCATGCAGGTTTAGTTGCAGAAGTAAAATTACTAGATAAATTTTCGATCCAACCTGAGCTTTTATATTCTACCGTAGGAGCGTCATATAAATTTGACGATGTAAGTGATGATATTAAAAACGAATTGGGATATATCTCAATTCCTGTAATGGCTAAATTTTATTTAAATAACACTTTTAGCATCGAAGCTGGTCCACAAGCATCTTTCCTTGTAAGTGAAAGAAATGATTTTGATGTAAAAAATGGCGAAACTTTTGAATTTGGTCTTAACGCTGGATTAGGAGTAAAACTAACTGAAAGCATCTTTTTACAAGGAAGATATGGTATAGGATTAACGGAAGCATCAAAAAATGCTGACATTAAAAACTCTGTATTCCAAATTTCTGCTGGATTCATGTTCTAA
- the aroQ gene encoding type II 3-dehydroquinate dehydratase: MKICIINGPNLNLLGKREPEVYGSQTFEDYFETLKTKFPNVELSYYQSNIEGELIGKIQECGFTFDGIILNAGAYTHTSIGLGDAMKAVTTPVIEVHISNTYARESFRHQSYLSGNAKGVILGFGLKSYELAIQSFL, encoded by the coding sequence ATGAAAATCTGCATTATCAACGGACCAAATTTGAATCTTTTAGGAAAACGCGAACCTGAAGTATACGGAAGTCAAACTTTTGAAGATTATTTTGAAACGTTGAAAACGAAATTTCCAAATGTTGAACTTTCTTATTACCAAAGTAATATTGAAGGCGAATTGATTGGTAAAATTCAAGAATGCGGTTTTACTTTTGATGGAATTATTTTGAATGCAGGCGCTTACACACACACTTCTATTGGTTTAGGCGACGCTATGAAAGCCGTTACGACTCCAGTTATTGAGGTTCATATTTCGAATACCTATGCTAGAGAAAGTTTCAGACACCAATCTTACCTTTCTGGAAATGCAAAAGGCGTTATTTTAGGCTTCGGACTTAAAAGTTATGAATTAGCAATTCAATCTTTCTTATAA